The following proteins are co-located in the Trichormus variabilis 0441 genome:
- the devC gene encoding ABC transporter permease DevC, producing the protein MLSQMFRKTPLAWRQLMKEKTRLAVAVAGITFADMLMFIQLGFESALFDAAVKPHRNLQADLVLINPQFQTLFSVKSFSRERLYQTLGYEGVQSVTPLYIGTGQWRNPETRQDRAILVWGIDPATSAFTFPEIRKNQDQIKQLNQVLFDQAGRPEYGAVGDIFKKTNSFQTELNNIGVNVSGVFSNGASFAADGNVIASDSTFLRLFPERKPERIEVGLITLKPGVDKEKVRSQLAAGLPNDVKVLTPEGFAQTEKEYWANGTGIGFIFGLGVGVGFIVGIVIVYQILYSDVSDHLPEYATLKAMGYTDRYLLVVLLQEALLLAFLGYLPAYILSFGLYQITYAATMLPIAMKLERAITVFILTIIMCTASGAIAMRKLRSADPADVF; encoded by the coding sequence ATGTTGTCTCAAATGTTTCGTAAAACTCCGCTAGCTTGGCGGCAGTTAATGAAGGAAAAGACTCGGTTAGCGGTTGCAGTTGCTGGTATTACCTTTGCCGATATGCTGATGTTTATTCAGCTAGGGTTTGAAAGTGCGCTGTTTGATGCGGCTGTGAAACCTCACCGCAATTTACAAGCGGATTTGGTGTTAATTAACCCTCAATTTCAAACTTTGTTTTCAGTCAAGAGCTTTTCTAGAGAACGACTATATCAAACCTTAGGTTATGAGGGTGTGCAGTCAGTAACTCCCCTGTATATAGGTACTGGACAGTGGCGTAATCCAGAAACTCGTCAGGATAGAGCCATCTTAGTATGGGGTATAGATCCGGCTACATCTGCTTTTACATTTCCAGAAATCCGCAAAAATCAAGATCAGATTAAACAGCTAAATCAAGTCTTATTTGATCAAGCTGGTCGCCCAGAATATGGAGCCGTGGGTGATATTTTCAAAAAAACCAACAGCTTTCAAACTGAACTAAATAATATTGGCGTTAATGTGAGCGGTGTGTTTAGCAACGGAGCTTCTTTTGCGGCTGATGGTAACGTCATTGCTAGCGATTCCACATTTTTAAGACTATTTCCCGAACGCAAACCAGAGCGCATCGAAGTGGGATTAATCACCCTCAAACCGGGGGTAGATAAAGAAAAAGTGCGATCGCAACTAGCCGCAGGCCTACCCAATGATGTCAAAGTCTTGACTCCCGAAGGGTTTGCCCAAACTGAAAAAGAATACTGGGCAAACGGGACTGGGATTGGTTTCATTTTTGGGTTAGGTGTGGGAGTAGGTTTTATTGTGGGTATTGTGATTGTTTACCAGATTCTCTACTCTGATGTTTCTGATCACTTACCAGAATATGCCACCCTCAAAGCAATGGGTTATACAGACCGCTATCTTTTGGTAGTCCTACTGCAAGAAGCATTGTTACTAGCTTTCCTTGGTTATCTCCCAGCGTATATCTTGTCTTTTGGGCTATATCAAATTACTTACGCTGCAACCATGTTGCCCATAGCCATGAAGCTAGAACGGGCAATCACCGTATTTATTCTCACTATTATCATGTGTACCGCTTCCGGTGCGATCGCTATGCGAAAACTCCGTTCTGCTGATCCTGCGGATGTGTTTTAG
- a CDS encoding ABC exporter membrane fusion protein, with amino-acid sequence MSQKLLFKPANQGVIALVIAATAVTSGIVLYAVSQFGQVGKTSASDAVVTEAIAPKITALGRLEPETEVISLSAPLALDGDRVAQILVEEGDEVQAGQVVAILDSRARLQTAVLQAEKQIRVAQAKLNQVKAGAKTGDIRAQQASVERLQAQSQGDRTGQQQTIARIEAQWQGDRIAQEATIRKLEAELKNAEAEYQRYQQLYSEGAISSSAIDTRRLSVETAKEQLDEAKAVLNRINSTASKELAEAKVALNRINATSNKQISEAKATLTSIAEVRPVDVQAAQTEVEDAIASLKRATTDLEAAYIRAPQAGQILKIHTRVGEKISENGIADLAQTNQMLAVAEVYQTDIGKVKLGQQAAITSQAFGGELRGKVSQIGLQVRRQNVFSNQPGENLDSRVVEVKIRLNPEDSKKVAGFTNLQVQAAIETIQNSK; translated from the coding sequence ATGAGTCAAAAACTGTTATTTAAGCCTGCCAATCAAGGGGTAATTGCATTAGTAATTGCAGCTACCGCCGTTACATCGGGAATTGTGTTGTATGCAGTTAGTCAGTTTGGGCAAGTAGGTAAAACCAGTGCATCCGATGCTGTAGTAACTGAGGCGATCGCTCCCAAGATAACTGCTTTGGGTAGACTAGAGCCAGAAACAGAAGTGATCAGCTTATCTGCACCATTGGCTTTAGATGGCGATCGCGTCGCCCAAATCCTAGTGGAAGAAGGTGACGAAGTGCAAGCTGGACAAGTAGTAGCAATTTTAGACTCCCGCGCCCGCTTGCAAACCGCCGTACTCCAAGCCGAAAAACAAATACGCGTTGCCCAAGCCAAACTCAATCAAGTCAAGGCTGGAGCCAAAACTGGCGATATCCGCGCCCAGCAAGCTAGCGTGGAACGCTTACAAGCCCAATCCCAAGGCGATAGAACAGGACAACAACAAACCATTGCGCGGATAGAAGCGCAATGGCAAGGTGACAGAATCGCCCAAGAAGCCACAATTAGGAAGCTAGAGGCAGAACTGAAAAATGCCGAAGCCGAATATCAACGCTATCAGCAGCTTTACTCAGAAGGGGCAATTTCTAGTTCAGCAATTGATACCAGACGCTTGAGTGTGGAAACTGCCAAAGAGCAACTAGACGAAGCCAAAGCAGTGCTGAACCGAATTAACTCCACTGCTAGCAAAGAACTAGCGGAAGCCAAAGTTGCACTGAACCGGATTAACGCCACCAGTAACAAGCAAATTAGCGAAGCCAAAGCCACACTCACCAGTATTGCCGAAGTTAGACCAGTGGATGTGCAAGCAGCACAAACAGAAGTTGAAGATGCGATCGCTTCCCTAAAACGCGCCACAACCGATTTAGAAGCAGCTTATATCAGAGCGCCACAAGCGGGACAGATTCTCAAAATTCATACCCGTGTCGGCGAAAAAATCAGTGAAAATGGCATTGCTGACCTAGCACAAACTAACCAAATGTTAGCTGTTGCCGAAGTCTATCAAACCGATATCGGTAAAGTGAAACTGGGACAGCAAGCAGCCATTACCAGTCAAGCCTTTGGTGGCGAATTGCGAGGAAAAGTTTCTCAAATCGGCTTGCAGGTACGACGACAAAACGTATTTAGCAACCAGCCAGGAGAAAACCTCGATAGCCGAGTTGTTGAAGTCAAAATTCGCCTCAACCCTGAAGACAGCAAAAAAGTTGCAGGTTTCACAAACTTGCAAGTACAAGCAGCAATTGAAACGATTCAAAATTCAAAATGA
- a CDS encoding TetR/AcrR family transcriptional regulator, whose protein sequence is MPKIVDHDQYRKELLSKCFDLFAEKGYGSITMRQIAQGLNVSTGTLYHYFPSKQTLFEQLVEEISQQDVSAALAEMDGSKTIEEAMTALGRYLIKHEDYCIKWTYVWVDFCQSQDVEEVQKNIVFKRVNQRYQQAVCDFLGIQDPAIATFVLSLINGLILEKLWCNQTINFQEQCTLLGKMLTLYLKNNPTNQVANYHLN, encoded by the coding sequence ATGCCTAAGATTGTTGACCATGACCAATATCGGAAAGAACTGCTCAGTAAATGCTTTGATTTATTTGCTGAAAAAGGCTACGGTTCCATCACCATGCGGCAAATTGCTCAAGGTTTAAATGTTTCTACAGGTACGCTGTACCATTACTTTCCCAGTAAACAAACGTTATTTGAGCAATTAGTAGAAGAAATAAGTCAACAAGATGTGAGTGCAGCATTAGCTGAGATGGATGGAAGCAAAACGATAGAAGAGGCGATGACAGCCTTAGGTCGATATTTGATTAAGCATGAAGATTACTGCATTAAATGGACGTATGTTTGGGTGGATTTTTGCCAAAGTCAAGATGTAGAGGAAGTACAGAAAAATATTGTATTCAAACGTGTTAATCAACGCTATCAGCAAGCTGTTTGTGATTTTTTAGGCATTCAAGATCCAGCGATAGCAACCTTTGTTTTGAGCTTGATTAATGGCTTGATTTTGGAAAAACTCTGGTGCAACCAGACAATTAATTTTCAAGAACAATGTACTTTGTTAGGAAAAATGTTGACACTTTATTTAAAAAATAATCCAACAAATCAAGTGGCTAATTATCATCTTAATTGA
- a CDS encoding aspartate kinase gives MALIVQKFGGSSVGSVERIQAVAQRVYKTVKAGNSLVVVVSAMGKTTDGLVKLANEISRNPNRREMDMLLSTGEQVTIALLSMALQELGQPAISMTGAQVGIVTEAEHTRARILHIETERVEGHIQEGKVVVVAGFQGISSNGSLEITTLGRGGSDTSAVALAAALQADFCEIYTDVPGILTTDPRIVPEAQLMGEITCNEMLELASLGAKVLHPRAVEIARNYGMPLVVKSSWTDDPGTWVTTPKPQGRSLINLELARPVDDVELDTDQAKVALLRVPDKPGVAAKLFGEISRQKVDVDLIIQSIHEGNSNDIAFTVTTPILKRAEAVAAAIAPSLRSPSHPKSDEAEVMVEQNIAKVSIAGAGMIGRPGVAAKMFTTLAEAGVNIQMISTSEVKVSCVIDAQDGDRAIIALRKAFEIETPLHSPTPPTLSTHNSPPVRGVALDLNQARLAIRQVPDRPGMAAQLFGILAQNNISVDMIIQSQRCRIVDGVPRRDIAFTVPRMDGETAQKLLCQVAPELGWGDVVLDSAIAKVSIVGAGMVGQPGVAAKMFEALAKHQINIQMIATSEIKISCVVSQEQGVQALQVIHTAFELAGTEKFVVPV, from the coding sequence ATGGCGCTTATAGTTCAGAAGTTCGGTGGTTCATCTGTCGGTTCAGTAGAACGTATTCAAGCAGTGGCACAGCGTGTCTACAAAACAGTGAAAGCAGGAAATTCGCTGGTTGTAGTGGTTTCTGCAATGGGCAAAACCACCGATGGACTCGTCAAACTAGCCAATGAAATTTCTCGCAACCCTAATCGTCGGGAAATGGATATGTTACTCTCCACAGGGGAACAAGTCACCATTGCCCTACTTAGTATGGCATTGCAAGAACTTGGACAACCAGCGATTTCCATGACTGGCGCTCAAGTAGGAATTGTGACAGAAGCTGAACACACCCGCGCCAGAATTTTACACATCGAAACTGAACGAGTAGAAGGCCATATTCAGGAAGGTAAAGTAGTTGTAGTAGCTGGTTTTCAAGGGATATCCAGCAATGGCTCACTAGAAATCACCACTTTGGGACGTGGTGGTTCCGATACATCAGCTGTAGCTTTGGCAGCAGCATTACAGGCAGATTTTTGTGAAATTTATACAGACGTACCAGGAATTTTAACTACAGACCCCCGCATAGTGCCGGAAGCCCAGTTAATGGGTGAAATCACCTGTAATGAAATGCTGGAGTTGGCAAGTTTAGGGGCAAAAGTGTTACATCCCCGTGCGGTGGAAATTGCCCGTAACTATGGGATGCCTTTAGTAGTCAAATCTAGCTGGACGGATGACCCTGGTACTTGGGTAACTACACCAAAACCCCAAGGGCGATCGCTCATCAATTTAGAACTAGCCCGGCCGGTGGATGATGTAGAACTTGATACAGACCAAGCGAAAGTCGCTCTGTTACGCGTACCCGATAAACCAGGAGTAGCAGCAAAATTATTTGGGGAAATTTCCCGTCAAAAAGTAGACGTAGATTTAATTATTCAATCAATCCATGAAGGTAACAGTAACGACATCGCCTTTACTGTTACCACACCTATATTAAAACGAGCAGAAGCCGTAGCCGCCGCGATCGCCCCATCCCTCCGCAGTCCATCTCATCCCAAATCAGACGAAGCTGAGGTGATGGTAGAACAAAACATTGCCAAAGTCAGTATTGCTGGTGCAGGGATGATCGGCCGTCCTGGGGTAGCCGCCAAAATGTTCACCACCTTAGCCGAAGCTGGCGTAAACATTCAAATGATTTCCACCAGCGAAGTCAAAGTTAGTTGTGTTATTGATGCCCAAGACGGCGATCGCGCTATCATCGCCCTCCGCAAAGCCTTTGAAATCGAAACCCCTCTCCACTCCCCCACTCCCCCTACCCTCTCCACTCACAACTCCCCTCCCGTTCGCGGTGTCGCCTTAGACTTAAACCAAGCCCGTCTAGCTATTCGTCAAGTCCCAGACCGTCCAGGGATGGCGGCGCAGTTGTTTGGTATTCTCGCCCAGAACAATATCAGCGTAGACATGATTATTCAGTCTCAACGTTGTCGCATTGTTGATGGTGTTCCCCGTCGGGATATTGCTTTTACAGTCCCCCGCATGGATGGGGAAACTGCCCAAAAATTGCTGTGTCAAGTAGCCCCAGAGTTGGGTTGGGGTGATGTGGTTTTGGATAGTGCGATCGCTAAAGTTAGTATTGTCGGTGCTGGAATGGTAGGTCAACCAGGTGTAGCCGCCAAAATGTTTGAAGCATTAGCTAAACACCAAATCAATATTCAAATGATTGCCACTTCCGAAATTAAAATCAGCTGTGTTGTCTCTCAAGAACAAGGTGTACAAGCTTTACAAGTTATTCACACCGCTTTTGAGTTAGCAGGTACCGAGAAATTTGTTGTACCTGTGTAG